The DNA region CACCACGAGCGTCCATCGGGGTGCGGGGCTGACGAGGTACCGGGTGAGGACCCCGGAATCTTTCTCCCAGATCGCGGAGATGCCGTAGAAGATCGAGAGGAAAAGGGCGCTCTGAGCGAGGATGCCGGGCGCCAGAAAATCGAGGTAGGGAAGCCGGCCGGTCGGGATCGCGCCGATCCGGTCCATCACTTGGCCGAAGATCAGGAGCCAGAGCAGGGGTTGCACAAGCCGGGTGAAGAGCTCGAGGGGATCGTGGCGGAGCTTCCGGAGCTCGGCCTCCGCGATCGCCAGAGCCTGATCCCCGGCGGCGAAAAGCTCGGCCAGCCGCTTATCCATGGCGCCGGATCGCCTTGCGCGTGCGCAGCGTCTCCGCGTAGGAGCCGCCTTCCGGAGGGAGAGGCTCTCCTGCGATGTCCAGGAAGACCTCCTCCAGGCTCCGTCGCCCGGTTCCGGCGCGGCAGAGCTCTTCGGGAGATCCCAGGCGGACGAGGCGTCCCGAGCGGAGGAAGCCGACGGTTTCGCAGAGCGCGGCGGCTTCTTCCATGTAGTGGGTGGTGAGGAAGATCGTTATCCCCCACTGCTCCCGGAGCTCGCGCAGGCGGCGCCAGAGGGTGCGCCGGGCGGCCGGATCGAGCCCCGCGGTCGGTTCGTCCAGGAAGAGGACCCGGGGGCGGCTGACGAGCGCCTGCGCAATCTCCAAGCGGCGGATCATTCCTCCGGAGTAGTGGCGGACGAGGTCCGCGGGCCGGTCGATGCCCATGAACCCGAGGGCTTCTTCGATCCGCTGGCGCCGCTGCGCGCGGGGAATCCGGTAGAGCTTGGCGCCGATCCAGAGGTTTTCGTA from Methylacidimicrobium sp. AP8 includes:
- a CDS encoding ABC transporter ATP-binding protein, with the protein product MLGFSPIAQDDPTPLAVETEELCRRFGSLRAVDRLTFQVRAGTIFSLLGPNGSGKTTTIRMLTTLLPPSSGTARVDGHDVVRDPTSVRARIGYVPQMLSADPELTAYENLWIGAKLYRIPRAQRRQRIEEALGFMGIDRPADLVRHYSGGMIRRLEIAQALVSRPRVLFLDEPTAGLDPAARRTLWRRLRELREQWGITIFLTTHYMEEAAALCETVGFLRSGRLVRLGSPEELCRAGTGRRSLEEVFLDIAGEPLPPEGGSYAETLRTRKAIRRHG